A portion of the Amia ocellicauda isolate fAmiCal2 chromosome 22, fAmiCal2.hap1, whole genome shotgun sequence genome contains these proteins:
- the ptrh2 gene encoding peptidyl-tRNA hydrolase 2, mitochondrial yields the protein MEFVSNSMVLGVLSGVAGGLCLGWLLHGRGARPPRGLLPPAGSEASVMGESGEFKMILVVRNDLKMGKGKVAAQCSHAAVSAYKQLHRRNPELLKQWEYCGQPKVVVKAPDEDCLIELLTHAKELGLTVSLIQDAGRTQIAPGSRTVLGVGPGPADIVDKVTGHLKLY from the coding sequence ATGGAGTTTGTGTCCAACAGCATGGTCCTGGGCGTACTGTCAGGAGTGGCCGGCGGCCTGTGCCTCGGTTGGCTCCTCCACGGCCGTGGTGCTCGACCCCCCAGGGGCCTGTTGCCACCCGCGGGAAGTGAGGCCAGCGTGATGGGCGAGAGCGGGGAGTTCAAGATGATCCTGGTGGTGAGGAACGACCTGAAGATGGGGAAGGGCAAGGTGGCGGCGCAGTGCTCCCACGCCGCCGTCTCTGCCTACAAGCAGCTGCACAGGAGGAACCCCGAGCTGCTGAAGCAGTGGGAGTACTGCGGCCAGCCCAAGGTGGTGGTCAAGGCGCCGGACGAAGACTGCCTGATCGAGCTGCTGACTCACGCCAAGGAACTGGGCCTGACGGTCAGCCTGATCCAGGACGCGGGCCGGACACAGATTGCTCCGGGCTCCCGCACGGTGCTGGGCGTGGGCCCCGGCCCTGCTGATATAGTGGACAAAGTGACTGGACATCTGAAGCTCTATTAA